ACGCGGGCCTGCATCTGGGCGATGGTGAACGCGACGTACTGGTGCGAGGCGATCGGCACGCCGAAGACGTTGCGGGTCTTGGCATAGCCGAGCGCCTCGTCGAGGCAGCCCTGCGCGACGCCGGTCGCCAGGGCGGCGATCGCGATGCGGCCCTCGTCGAGGGTTCGCAGGAAGTTGGCGAAGCCGCGGCCGCGTTCGCCGAGCAGGTTCGCGACGGGCACGCGCACGTCGTCGAACGTCAGCGGGTGCGTGTCGGAGGCGCGCCAGCCCGACTTGTCGTACCCGGGGGCGACCGTGAAGCCCGGAGTGCCGTTCGGCACGATGATCGTCGAGAGCTCCTTCGAGACCGAGCCATCGGGGCGCGTGCGCTCCCCCGTCACGGCGGTGACCGTGACGAACCGGGTGATCGGCGTGCCCGAGTTGGTGATGAACTGCTTCGAGCCGTTGATGATCCACTCGTCGCCGTCGAGCACGGCCGTCGTGCGCGTCGCTCCGGCGTCGGACCCGGCCTCGGACTCGGTCAGGCCGAAGCCGGCGAGCGCGCGCCCGGCGACGAGGTCGGGCAGGTACTCGGCCTTCTGCTCGTCGGTGCCGTGCCGGTGGATCGGCATGGCGCCGAGGCCCACGGCGGCCTCGAGGGTGATCGCGATCGACTGGTCGACGCGGGCGAGCGCCTCGATCGCGAGGCACAGCGCCATGTAGTCGCCGCCCTGTCCGCCGACCTCCTCGGGGAACGGGAGGCCGAACAGGCCGAGCTCGCCCATCTGGGCGACGACGTCCATCGAGAGCGTGTGCGTGCGGTCGGCCTCGTACGACTGCGGGGCGACCACCGTGTCCGCGAATTCGCAGACCATGTCGTAGAGCTGCTGTTCCTCGTCGTTCAGGTCGGGCATGGTGTTCCTCATTCCTGGTGGGATGCCTCGGGAGCGGCGCCCTCGTGGGGGCCGCTCGAAGACTGGGGGTCGGATGCCGCGGGGTGCGGCTCGATGCGGGCGACCACCTGGTCGCGCGAGACCAGATCGCCGGTCGCTGCGGCGAGGCGGACGAGGCCGGCGAGCGTGGCGAGCACGCGGTGCTCCATCTTCATGGCCTCGATCGCGACGACGGCGTCGCCCGCTTCGACGGAGTCGCCGTCGGCGACGAGCACGGCGGTGACCGTGCCGGGCATCGGCGCGCGCAGTTCCGGCGCGGCGGCGAGCCCCCCGCGTTCCGCTGCGCGTCGACGCGCGGCGGCCCGCGCACGGCGGTCGAGCACGGTGAAGGCGGCGGTCTCGCCGTCGCGGTGCACCCAGACCGTGCCGTCGTCATCGCGCCGCACGAGCACGCCGTCGACCTCCGCCGAGGTGTCGACGGCTCCCGCCGCCACCTCGCGCACGTCGTCGACCGAGTCGCGCGGAGCGAGGAGCACGACCGGGGCGCGGTGCGGCCCGGGGCGCCACCCGCTGGAATCGAGCCACGCACGCGGGCCCGCGGCATCCGTCGCCCCATCGTGCTCGACGCGGTCGTGCTCGGCGACGAGGCCGGCGGCCGCGGCGAGGAGCCCGGGCGAGGGCTCGGCTGCGGTGGGCTCGGGCAGCCGATCGATGAGTCCGGTGTCGAGGTCGCCCGCGCGCACCGCGGGGTCGGCGATGAGCCGGCGCAGGAAGGCGAGATTCGTGTCGACGCCGAGCACGACCGTGTCGGCCAGCGCGCGATCGAGGCGATCGAGTGCCTCGGCGCGATCGTCGCCGTAGGCGATCACCTTGGCGAGCATCGGGTCGTAGTGCGCCGTGATCTCCTGGCCCTCGACGATGCCCCCGTCGACTCGCACGCCGGGGCCCGCGGGCTCGCGCCACGCGACCACGCGACCCGTCGAGGGGAGGAAGCCGCGTTCGGGCGCCTCCGCATACACGCGCGCCTCGATGGCGTGGCCGGTCAGGCGCACCTCCTCCTGGGTGATCGCGAGGGGCTCATCCGCCGCGATGCGCAACTGCTGCTCGACGAGGTCGACCCCGGTGACGAGCTCGGTCACGGGGTGCTCGACCTGGAGCCGGGTGTTCATCTCGATGAAGAAGAACTCGTCGGGTGCGGCATCCGACACCAGGAACTCCACCGTGCCGGCGCCGAGGTAGCCGACGCTGCGGGCCGCGTCGCAGGCGGCGGCACCGATCCGCGCCCGGGTCGCCTCGTCGAGCAGCGGCGAGGGCGCCTCCTCGATGACCTTCTGGTGGCGGCGCTGCAGGGAGCACTCGCGCTCACCGAGGTGGATCACGGTGCCGGCGGCGTCGGCGAGCACCTGCACCTCGATGTGGCGGGGCCGCTCGATCAGGCGCTCGATCAGCAGCGTGTCGTCGCCGAACGCGGCGAGCGCGATGCGGCGGGCGGCCGGGAGCGCGGCGGCGAGTTCGTCGGCATCGCGCGCGATCTGCATGCCCTTGCCGCCGCCACCGGCCGACGGCTTCACGAGCAGCGGGAATCCGACGGTGGCGGATGCGTCGAGGAGGGCCGCGTCGTCGAGGGCGGGGTCGGCGATGCCGGGCACGGTCGGCACACCGGATGCCTCGACGTGCCGCTTCGCGCGGATCTTGTCGCCCATCACCTCGAGCGCTTCGATGCCCGGGCCGACGAAGACGAGGCCCGCGTCACGGCACGCCTCGGCGAAGCCGGCGTGCTCCGAGAGGAAGCCGTAGCCCGGATGGATCGCCTCAGCGCCCGACTCGAGGGCTGCGGCGACGATGCGTTCGGGGACCAGGTAGCTCTCACTCGCGGACGCAGGCCCGATGCGCACTGCTTCGTCGGCGAGCCGTACGTGCGGCGCGGCGGCGTCGGCGTCGGAGTAGACGGCGATGGAGCGGATGCCGAGGCGGCGCAGCGTGCGGATGATGCGTACGGCGATCTCTCCGCGGTTGGCGACGAGCACCCGGTCGAAGGGGCGCGGCGATCGGGAGCGCGGGTTCGGCGTCGATCCATGATCGGGCGGGCTCATGAGCGTGACCATCCGCGCCTCTCTGCACGTCGTTCGCGCGCCATCCAGTTAGCGCGCACTAACTGGACTCGATGTTAGCGGCCGCTAACTGGAATGACAAGCGACCGCGTCGGGTCGCGGATGCCCGCCCGGAGATCTGCG
This DNA window, taken from Agromyces sp. 3263, encodes the following:
- a CDS encoding biotin carboxylase N-terminal domain-containing protein — translated: MSPPDHGSTPNPRSRSPRPFDRVLVANRGEIAVRIIRTLRRLGIRSIAVYSDADAAAPHVRLADEAVRIGPASASESYLVPERIVAAALESGAEAIHPGYGFLSEHAGFAEACRDAGLVFVGPGIEALEVMGDKIRAKRHVEASGVPTVPGIADPALDDAALLDASATVGFPLLVKPSAGGGGKGMQIARDADELAAALPAARRIALAAFGDDTLLIERLIERPRHIEVQVLADAAGTVIHLGERECSLQRRHQKVIEEAPSPLLDEATRARIGAAACDAARSVGYLGAGTVEFLVSDAAPDEFFFIEMNTRLQVEHPVTELVTGVDLVEQQLRIAADEPLAITQEEVRLTGHAIEARVYAEAPERGFLPSTGRVVAWREPAGPGVRVDGGIVEGQEITAHYDPMLAKVIAYGDDRAEALDRLDRALADTVVLGVDTNLAFLRRLIADPAVRAGDLDTGLIDRLPEPTAAEPSPGLLAAAAGLVAEHDRVEHDGATDAAGPRAWLDSSGWRPGPHRAPVVLLAPRDSVDDVREVAAGAVDTSAEVDGVLVRRDDDGTVWVHRDGETAAFTVLDRRARAAARRRAAERGGLAAAPELRAPMPGTVTAVLVADGDSVEAGDAVVAIEAMKMEHRVLATLAGLVRLAAATGDLVSRDQVVARIEPHPAASDPQSSSGPHEGAAPEASHQE
- a CDS encoding acyl-CoA dehydrogenase family protein, coding for MPDLNDEEQQLYDMVCEFADTVVAPQSYEADRTHTLSMDVVAQMGELGLFGLPFPEEVGGQGGDYMALCLAIEALARVDQSIAITLEAAVGLGAMPIHRHGTDEQKAEYLPDLVAGRALAGFGLTESEAGSDAGATRTTAVLDGDEWIINGSKQFITNSGTPITRFVTVTAVTGERTRPDGSVSKELSTIIVPNGTPGFTVAPGYDKSGWRASDTHPLTFDDVRVPVANLLGERGRGFANFLRTLDEGRIAIAALATGVAQGCLDEALGYAKTRNVFGVPIASHQYVAFTIAQMQARVYTARLAWHDAARRLDAGLPFKKEAAMAKLVSSDAAMLNSRDATQVFGGMGFMNESLVARHYRDSKILEIGEGTNEVQLMVIARELGIG